In a single window of the Nocardiopsis composta genome:
- a CDS encoding nuclear transport factor 2 family protein, producing MVDKGDVADTSPGEAADRAGVVAAADAWAEAIVAHDAERISAFMAEGWAIVSETGVGAKREFLDLIASGELTHSAMERVGEPRVLLLDGVAIYTARVTNTAHYLGRRYDADEWTTDVFIRREGRWVCVHSHITPAAPEWVPEESPAP from the coding sequence TGGTGGACAAGGGGGACGTCGCGGACACTTCGCCGGGGGAGGCCGCGGACCGCGCCGGGGTGGTCGCCGCCGCCGACGCCTGGGCGGAGGCGATCGTGGCCCACGACGCCGAGCGGATCTCGGCGTTCATGGCCGAGGGGTGGGCCATCGTGTCCGAGACGGGCGTCGGCGCCAAGCGGGAGTTCCTCGACCTGATCGCCTCCGGCGAGCTGACCCACTCGGCGATGGAGCGGGTCGGCGAGCCGCGCGTCCTGCTGCTGGACGGCGTCGCGATCTACACCGCCCGGGTCACCAACACCGCCCACTACCTGGGGCGGCGCTACGACGCCGACGAGTGGACCACCGACGTGTTCATCCGGCGGGAGGGCCGCTGGGTGTGCGTGCACAGCCACATCACCCCGGCCGCCCCGGAGTGGGTGCCCGAGGAGTCCCCGGCCCCGTGA
- a CDS encoding TetR/AcrR family transcriptional regulator has product MADQREELLRKAIERCRDRPLREITLRSLAAEIGTSHRMLIYHFGSRDRLLAAVLHRIRLEEQRAFMAEAARGDRASALERLWRHYADPAGEHRLRAFFHVLGMAAEDPEPFREFLDSLNDWPRLLAELGVREGLDPGTARAEAELVAWTVRGLLLALVTTGDRDAVERALASLRASLSR; this is encoded by the coding sequence ATGGCCGACCAGCGCGAGGAGCTGCTGCGCAAGGCGATCGAGCGCTGCCGGGACCGCCCGCTGCGCGAGATCACGCTGCGCTCGCTGGCCGCCGAGATCGGCACCAGCCACCGGATGCTCATCTACCACTTCGGTTCCCGGGACCGGCTGCTCGCAGCGGTGCTGCACCGCATCCGGCTGGAGGAGCAGCGGGCGTTCATGGCCGAGGCCGCCCGGGGCGACCGGGCCAGCGCCCTGGAACGGCTGTGGCGGCACTACGCCGACCCGGCCGGCGAGCACCGGCTGCGCGCCTTCTTCCACGTCCTCGGGATGGCCGCGGAGGACCCCGAGCCGTTCCGCGAGTTCCTCGACTCGCTGAACGACTGGCCCCGCCTCCTCGCCGAGCTGGGCGTCCGCGAAGGGCTCGACCCCGGCACCGCCCGGGCCGAGGCGGAGCTGGTCGCCTGGACCGTCCGCGGCCTGCTGCTCGCCCTGGTCACCACCGGCGACCGGGACGCGGTCGAGCGCGCCCTGGCATCGCTGCGCGCCTCGCTGTCCCGCTGA
- a CDS encoding amidohydrolase: MTTEPSTVPARLGEIRDDLADLYRDLHAHPELSYAERRTAAEVARRAGAAGYEVATGVGRTGVVAVLRNGEGPTVLLRADMDALPVEEKTGLPYASTATGTAADGTETPVMHACGHDMHTVCLLGALDVLAAAADSWSGTVLAVFQPAEELATGAAAMVDDGLFERFGTPDVTLGQHVAPLPAGWVGCHAGPAFAATDSLRVRMFGRGGHGSRPETTVDPVVMAASTVMRLQTVVSREVAAGDAAVVTVGSLRAGTKENIIPDEAELQINVRSFDTRVRERVLEAITRIVKAEAAASGAEREPEITPFNAFPLLYNDEAAMARTEAALRAELGDAAVVDPGPVSGSEDFGRFGTAATAPTCYWLFGGADPEAFRTAFEAGTLDRDVPSNHSPYFAPVVEPTLSTGVRALTAAALAWLGPKDR, translated from the coding sequence ATGACGACCGAGCCCAGCACCGTTCCGGCACGGCTCGGCGAGATCCGGGACGACCTCGCCGACCTCTACCGCGACCTGCACGCCCACCCCGAGCTCTCCTACGCCGAGCGGCGCACCGCCGCGGAGGTCGCCCGCCGCGCCGGGGCCGCCGGGTACGAGGTGGCCACCGGCGTCGGCCGCACCGGAGTGGTCGCGGTGCTGCGCAACGGGGAGGGCCCCACCGTGCTGCTCCGCGCCGACATGGACGCCCTCCCGGTGGAGGAGAAGACCGGGCTGCCCTACGCCAGCACCGCCACCGGCACCGCCGCCGACGGCACCGAGACCCCGGTGATGCACGCTTGCGGACACGACATGCACACCGTCTGCCTGCTCGGCGCGCTCGACGTGCTCGCCGCGGCCGCGGACTCCTGGTCGGGAACGGTGCTCGCGGTCTTCCAGCCCGCCGAGGAGCTGGCCACCGGCGCGGCGGCCATGGTCGACGACGGCCTGTTCGAGCGCTTCGGCACCCCGGACGTGACGCTGGGCCAGCACGTCGCCCCGCTGCCCGCCGGCTGGGTGGGCTGCCACGCCGGCCCCGCCTTCGCCGCCACCGACAGCCTGCGGGTGCGCATGTTCGGCCGGGGCGGCCACGGGTCGCGCCCGGAGACCACCGTCGACCCGGTGGTGATGGCGGCCTCCACGGTGATGCGGCTGCAGACCGTGGTCTCCCGCGAGGTCGCGGCGGGCGACGCGGCGGTGGTCACCGTCGGCTCGCTGCGCGCCGGCACCAAGGAGAACATCATCCCCGACGAGGCCGAACTCCAGATCAACGTGCGCAGCTTCGACACCAGGGTGCGGGAGCGGGTGCTGGAGGCGATCACCCGGATCGTCAAGGCCGAGGCCGCCGCCTCCGGGGCGGAGCGCGAACCGGAGATCACCCCGTTCAACGCCTTCCCCCTGCTCTACAACGACGAGGCCGCGATGGCCCGGACCGAGGCCGCGCTGCGCGCGGAGCTCGGCGACGCCGCGGTGGTCGACCCCGGGCCGGTCAGCGGCAGCGAGGACTTCGGCCGCTTCGGCACCGCCGCGACCGCCCCCACCTGCTACTGGCTGTTCGGCGGCGCCGACCCCGAGGCCTTCCGCACCGCCTTCGAGGCCGGCACCCTCGACCGCGACGTCCCCTCCAACCACTCCCCGTACTTCGCCCCGGTCGTCGAACCCACTCTGAGCACCGGGGTGCGCGCGCTGACCGCGGCCGCCCTGGCCTGGCTCGGCCCGAAGGACCGGTAG
- a CDS encoding DUF7878 domain-containing protein, protein MLLTDIEADLVIRDGVRIVFAEESFPVAELARALVGWSQRPERGGFAFDSMSYPEPGAVRIAESERGWRVGSVFRPDAWTAPVSWEALTAEVGRFTAAVRADVARLGADPGLIPAL, encoded by the coding sequence ATGCTGCTCACCGACATCGAGGCCGACCTGGTCATCCGGGACGGCGTCCGGATCGTGTTCGCCGAGGAGTCGTTCCCCGTCGCCGAGCTGGCGCGGGCGCTGGTGGGCTGGTCGCAGCGGCCGGAGCGCGGCGGCTTCGCGTTCGACTCGATGAGCTACCCGGAGCCGGGCGCCGTGCGGATCGCCGAGTCCGAGCGGGGCTGGCGGGTCGGCTCGGTGTTCCGGCCGGACGCCTGGACCGCACCGGTCTCCTGGGAGGCGCTCACCGCGGAGGTCGGCCGGTTCACGGCCGCCGTCCGCGCGGACGTGGCACGCCTCGGCGCCGACCCGGGGCTGATCCCGGCCCTCTGA
- the thrS gene encoding threonine--tRNA ligase, whose protein sequence is MAAGRRPGLTGRRRPGRARTGRPGARHSERLGENGPAEHRRRPGPGRITRAGPFPGRPAAAISRRTGSDGPGRTAPRGTPGGTARAPSHGARRSGERASAPGLLRSGRKSGTAGVHRAPGRPHAFGRLPGDRPTRPKRPGAPDDRAREAPLPCYVVRHAACRHDDDAGECPGALTDVLIEAPGRVPRGFVLRSPASHQEETAMYDHRRLGRELDLFDTDPLIGSGLPYWLPGGAAVRHALEEYVRSAEQRAGYRHVHSPVLGKRELYEISGHWSHYSDDMFPPMKLGAEEVVLRPSLCPHHALIYRSRPHSHRELPLRMAELGGMYRSELSGVLGGLTRVRAIHLNDAHVFCTLDQVAAEAGAALEMIRDAYAALGIAPARYRLSLPGPGGKYVDAPEKWRRSTELLTEVLDRSGLPYEAAEGEAAFYGPKIDVQIADPAGRESTLSTVQVDFHQPERFDLAYIGADGAKHRPVMVHRSIIGSVERAVAHLIERHGGAFPAWLAPVQVAVLPVTEEQLPQAEALVRRCAGLGLRAEATGPDRGGLGARIRDARLVPYQAVIGPAEAADDRVAIRLRDGRRLDALPAGEALAGIAAQVEAHSTVLWDGAPNALRT, encoded by the coding sequence GTGGCGGCTGGCCGCCGCCCGGGACTGACCGGGAGGCGGCGCCCCGGCCGGGCCCGGACGGGCCGACCGGGGGCGCGGCACTCCGAGAGACTCGGAGAGAACGGTCCCGCTGAGCACCGGCGGCGGCCCGGTCCAGGGCGGATCACCCGGGCAGGGCCGTTCCCAGGGCGCCCCGCGGCCGCGATCTCCCGGCGGACCGGTTCAGACGGACCGGGCAGGACCGCTCCGCGGGGAACACCCGGCGGCACGGCACGGGCCCCGAGCCATGGAGCACGGCGGAGCGGGGAGCGGGCGAGCGCACCGGGGCTGCTTCGGTCCGGCCGGAAGAGCGGCACCGCCGGCGTCCACCGCGCTCCGGGGCGCCCGCACGCTTTCGGCCGCCTCCCGGGCGACCGTCCCACCAGACCGAAGCGGCCGGGGGCGCCGGACGACCGCGCGCGGGAGGCTCCGCTTCCCTGCTATGTTGTCCGTCATGCAGCGTGCCGCCATGACGACGACGCCGGAGAGTGTCCCGGCGCGCTGACCGATGTTCTGATCGAAGCCCCGGGGCGGGTGCCCCGGGGCTTCGTCTTGCGGTCACCCGCCTCCCACCAGGAGGAGACCGCGATGTACGACCACCGCAGGCTCGGCCGCGAGCTGGACCTGTTCGACACCGACCCGCTGATCGGGTCCGGCCTGCCCTACTGGCTGCCCGGCGGCGCGGCCGTCCGGCACGCACTGGAGGAGTACGTCCGCTCCGCCGAGCAGCGCGCCGGCTACCGGCACGTCCACTCGCCGGTACTGGGCAAACGGGAGCTGTACGAGATCTCCGGGCACTGGTCGCACTACAGCGACGACATGTTCCCGCCGATGAAGCTGGGGGCCGAGGAGGTCGTGCTGCGGCCGAGCCTGTGCCCGCACCACGCGCTGATCTACCGGTCCCGTCCGCACAGCCACCGCGAGCTGCCGCTGCGCATGGCGGAGCTGGGCGGGATGTACCGCTCCGAACTCTCCGGGGTGCTCGGCGGGCTGACCCGGGTGCGCGCCATCCACCTCAACGACGCGCACGTCTTCTGCACCCTGGACCAGGTCGCCGCGGAGGCGGGCGCGGCCCTGGAGATGATCCGCGACGCCTACGCGGCGCTCGGCATCGCCCCGGCCCGCTACCGGCTCTCGCTTCCCGGCCCCGGCGGCAAGTACGTCGACGCCCCGGAGAAGTGGCGGCGCTCCACCGAGCTGCTGACCGAGGTCCTCGACCGCTCCGGCCTGCCGTATGAGGCGGCCGAGGGCGAGGCCGCCTTCTACGGCCCCAAGATCGACGTGCAGATCGCCGACCCGGCCGGCAGGGAGTCCACCCTGTCCACCGTGCAGGTCGACTTCCACCAGCCGGAGCGGTTCGACCTGGCCTACATCGGCGCCGACGGTGCGAAGCACCGGCCGGTGATGGTGCACCGCAGCATCATCGGCAGCGTGGAGCGGGCGGTCGCGCACCTGATCGAGCGGCACGGCGGGGCGTTCCCCGCCTGGCTGGCGCCGGTCCAGGTGGCGGTGCTGCCGGTCACCGAGGAGCAGCTGCCGCAGGCCGAGGCGCTCGTCCGGCGCTGCGCCGGCCTGGGGCTGCGGGCCGAGGCCACCGGACCGGACCGGGGCGGCCTCGGCGCCCGGATCCGGGACGCCCGGCTGGTCCCCTACCAGGCCGTCATCGGCCCCGCGGAGGCCGCCGACGACCGGGTCGCGATCCGGCTGCGCGACGGGCGCCGCCTGGACGCCCTTCCGGCCGGCGAGGCCCTCGCCGGAATCGCCGCCCAGGTCGAGGCGCACAGCACCGTCCTGTGGGATGGCGCCCCGAACGCCCTGCGGACCTGA